Sequence from the Kribbella aluminosa genome:
CCGGGCCGACATCCGTAACCCGGTGATCGCCAAGGTGATCGCCGCGGAGGATGTGGACACGGTCGTCCACACCGGCGTCGTGGCCACCCCCGGCAGCGCCGGTGGCCGGTCGTCGATGAAGGAGATCAACGTCATCGGCACCATGCAGCTGCTCGCCGCGTGCCAGAAGGCGCCCGGCGTCGCGAAGCTGGTGGTGAAGTCCTCGACCACGGTGTACGGCGCGGGTCCGCGGGATCCGGCGATGTTCACCGAGGAGATGGCGCCGCGGGCCGTCCATCACCATGGGCTGAGCAAGGACGCGGTCGAGGTCGAGGGGTACGTGCGGGGTTTCGCCCGGCGCCGCCCGGACGTCTGCGTCAGCACGCTCCGGATGGCGAACTGGATCGGCCCGAAGACCGACTCCCCGATGACGCGGTACTTCGGGCTTCCCGTCGTACCCACTGTGTTCGGATACGACGCCCGCCTGCAGTTCCTGCACGAGGACGACGGCGTCGAGGCGATCCGGCGGGCCACGGTCCAGGATCTTCCGGGGACGTTCAACCTGGCCGGTGACGGCGTACTGTCGCTGTCCCAGGCGATCCGCCGGCTCGGCCGCCCGACCCTGCGGCTGCCGTCGTTCACCGCCTCCAGTACGGCGGCTGTCGTGCGCCGCGCGCGGCTGGCGGACTTCTCGCCGGACCAGATCACATTCCTGACGTACGGGCGGGGCGTGGACACGACGCGGATGCGCAGCGAGTTCGGGTTCGAGCCGACGTACACGACCGCGGAGGCGTTCGACGACTTCCGCAGGTCGCTCGGCACCGGCGCGATGACCCGCGCCGCCGGCCTGCTGACCGCCGGCCTGGGGGCGCTCCGTGGCTGACGCCGACATCATCCCCATCGGCACCGGCGGCCGCCCCGGCCGCGGCACAAACCGCCGCACCACTCCCTCCGCCGCCGCCCGAGCCCTCGCAAACCCAGCCACCCGCAAGAAGAAGACCCCACCACCGGACGGTGAAACAGGTCCAGGTGGTCGCAGGACGAACGGCGAACGCTCAGGCCGCGAAGCGGCTGCCGGGGGTGTGCCCGATGTCGACGGGCCCGATACGTCCGGGGTGGAGTTCGGGGGGCTGGACTTCGGGGCGCTTGAGCGGGCGGTGCGTGGGTTCTTCGGGGCTGACGGCGAGCGGCGGGTTGCGGAGTGGCTGGCGTTTTTGCGGCGGCGGGTGACGGGGGAGTACGAGCTCGACGAGTTCGGGTACGACGCGGACCTGAACGATCAGGTCCTGCTGCCGATGCTGCGGCCGATGGTGGAGAAGTGGTTCCGGGTCGAGGTTCGGGGGATCGAGAACATCCCGTCCGACGGCAGTGCGCTGATCGTCGCGAACCACTCCGGAACGATGCCGCTCGACGGGCTGGTCACGCAGGTGGTGGTCGCGGACCACACCGGCCGGCCGCTGCGGACGCTCGCGGCGGACCTGGTGTTCCAGACGCCGTTCGTCGGTGAGCTGTCCCGCAAGGGCGGCGCGACGCTCGCGAACAACGACGACGCCGAGCGGCTGCTCCGGCAGGGCAACCTGGTCGGCGTCTGGCCGGAGGGTTTCAAGGGCCTCGGCAAACCGTTCGCCGAGCGGTACAAGCTGCAGCGGTTCGGCCGCGGCGGGTTCGTCAGCGCCGCGATGCGTACCGGCGTACCGATCGTGCCGTGCTCGATCGTCGGCGCCGAGGAGATCTATCCGCTGGTCGGCAACATCGCCTCGCTGGCCCGGCTGCTGGGCGTCCCGTACATCCCGGTCACCCCGTTCTTCCCGCTGCTCGGCCCGCTCGGCCTGATCCCGCTGCCGTCCAAGTGGCTGATCGAGTTCGGCGAACCGATCCGCACCGACGACTTCGCCGACGGTGCCGCGGACGACCCGATGCTGGTCTTCAACGTCACCGACCAGGTCCGCGAAACCATCCAGCAGACCCTCTACACACTGCTCATGCAGCGCCGCAGCGTCTTCTTCTGACCACGGCGGGCCGGCCTCATCTCAAGTCCTTGGGGATAACCTTCGCCAGGTGCCGGACGGCCCGCAGCTGCAGTTGCTTGACGGCGCCTTCGGATTTCTCCAGCGCCTTGGCCGTCTCGGCGATCGACAGGCCGGCGAAGAACCGCATCGTCAGGCAGTCGCGTTGCTCGTCGGGCAGGCCGGCGACCGCGTCCCGGAGTACCTCCGCAGTGGCCGCGGCCAGTACGTCGATCTCCGGGCCTTCGGTCTGCCGGTCGTGGGTCTCGATCTCGTCGGTGACCACCTCGAGCCGGACCCGCCCGGACTTGTAGTGGTCGGTGATCAGGTTCCGGGCGATCGTCACCAGCCAGGCGCCGAAGTCCCGGCCCTGCCAGCGGAACGAGTCCAGCGCACGCAGCGCCCGGACGAACGTCTCGCTGGTCAGGTCCTCGGCGAGTGCCGATGACGACACCCGGGCGTAGATATAGCGATAGACGGTGAGCGAGTACTCGTCGTACAGCTCGCCGAAGGCACCGACGTCCCCGGCCTGGGCGCGATCGACGAGCTCTGCACGTCGCATCCCGTCCGGGCTTGGTTCCGGCGTGGTCAAGTTGTCTCCCCGTTCGACTGACACGTCGTTCGACACATCCGCGAATGGCCTCAGTGACTGGATCAGCACAGAGCGTTACTGCTCAAGCACGTGCTGTCAACAGGCTGGGGCGTGCCGCCTTCCGTCCGGTCCGATGGTCACGAATGCGCCAGCGGACTGCGTCCGGTGAAAACGGAGCAGCCTGCTGTCGGGGGTTGGTACATCGCGCATGAGGGTCCCCGCGCGGACGGGTTTCTGCAGTGTGAGGTTCGACAGAAGCTCGGCCGCGAAGTCACCTGTATATCGGTGGTCACGCTCCGCTGCAACCGTTCTGGGCAAGCTGGTTGCTCCCGGCCCGAATCCCGGGCGTGACAGACTCACCTGGTGAACGTGAATTTCGCGGACATCCTTCGTGACACAGCGCAACGTCACGGCGGGCGTCCCGCGCTGGTCGACGGGGATCGGCGGCTGACCTGGGGCGAGCTCGACCAGGCCGTCGACCGGACCGCGCAGGGGCTCGCCGCGGCCGGCCTGGTGCCCGGCTACCGGGTGCTGCTCCTGGTTGCCAACAGCATCGAGTTCGTCACGTCCTACCTGGGCGTTCTTCGCGCCGGGCTGGTCGCCGTACCGCTGAACACCGGCCTCACCAGGTCCGAGCTGAGGACCGTCGCGGAGCACTCCGGGGCCCGGCTGGCGATCGTCGACGCGGTCCTCGCGGACCGCGTCGAGGGCGTCCGAACGGTGGCCCCCGACGAGCTCCAGGGTGACGTTCCGTTACCGCCGCCGATCGATCCCGAGTCGCTCGCGGTGCTGCTCTACACCTCCGGAACCAGCGGAGATCCGCGTGCCGCGATGCTCACCCATCGGGCACTTTCGGCGAATGTGCAGAACCTCACCCAGCTCGGCGAGGACCGGATGGGCCCCGAGGACGTGGTGCTCGGGGTGCTGCCGATGTTCCACGCCTTCGGTCTGAACGCGGTGCTCGGCTGGGCGGTCGCCACCGGCGCCGCGCTGATCGTCGAACGGCGGTTCGACCCCGAGCAGACCCTCGAACTGATCGGCCGGTACGGCGTGACCCGGCTGCCGCTCGCCCCACCGGCCCTGAACGCCCTGCTGTCCCGCCCGGACCTGCGCGCGGCGCTGAAGACGGTCAAGGTCGTGCTGACCGGCGCGTCCACGCTCGACGCCGGGCTCGCGGACCGCTTCGAACGGGCCGGCGGCCTGCACGTTCATCAGGGCTACGGGCTGACCGAGGCGTCCCCGGGCGTCACCACGACGCTCGGCGAGGCCGTCCCGAAGCCGGGCTCGGTCGGTCGCCCGCTGCCGAACGTCGAGCTCCGGATCGCCGACGAGCAGGGCGAGGACGTCGAGGGCGACGACCCGGGCGAGATCCTGATCCGCGGCGGCAACCTGTTCTCCGGCTACTGGCCGGACGGTGCCGACGGGCCGGACGCGGACGGCTGGTACCGGACCGGTGACGTCGGGTTCCTGGACGCGGACGGCGACCTGTTCCTGGTCGACCGGCTGCGCGAGCTGGTCATCGTGTCCGGCTTCAACGTCTTCCCGAGCGAGGTGGAGGACGTACTGGTCGGCGCTCCGGGCGTCCGCGAGGCCGCGGTGATCGGCGTACCGTCCGAGGAGACCGGCGAGGCGGTGAAGGCGTTCGTGGTGCCGTTGCCGGACGCATCGGTCGACGTCGCAACGGTCCGGGAGTACGCCGGGACCCGGCTGGCGCGGTTCAAGTGCCCGGTCGAGATCGAGGTGGTGGACCACCTGCCGCACTCGGTCACCGGCAAGGTCGCGAAGGGACGGTTGCGGGACCGATGAACAGGGTCTTGATGTACGGGAAGCCCGGGTGTCATCTGTGCGACGACGCCCGGGAGATCATCCGGGCGGTCTGCGCCGAGGCGGGCGTGCAGTGGACCGAGGTCGACATCACGCAGGACGACCAGTTGTTCACCCAGTACGGCGAACAGATCCCGGTCACCTTCGTGGACGGCACGCAGCACGACTTCTGGCGGGTGGACCCCGCCCGACTGCGAAAGGCGCTGATGAGGTAGGGGTCACCTTCGCCGATTTTGTTCTCACGTTC
This genomic interval carries:
- a CDS encoding NAD-dependent epimerase/dehydratase family protein, whose protein sequence is MAQVVMVTGVSRDAGARCARRLAEDPSIGTVIGVDVVPPRAELGRVRFVRADIRNPVIAKVIAAEDVDTVVHTGVVATPGSAGGRSSMKEINVIGTMQLLAACQKAPGVAKLVVKSSTTVYGAGPRDPAMFTEEMAPRAVHHHGLSKDAVEVEGYVRGFARRRPDVCVSTLRMANWIGPKTDSPMTRYFGLPVVPTVFGYDARLQFLHEDDGVEAIRRATVQDLPGTFNLAGDGVLSLSQAIRRLGRPTLRLPSFTASSTAAVVRRARLADFSPDQITFLTYGRGVDTTRMRSEFGFEPTYTTAEAFDDFRRSLGTGAMTRAAGLLTAGLGALRG
- a CDS encoding lysophospholipid acyltransferase family protein, coding for MADADIIPIGTGGRPGRGTNRRTTPSAAARALANPATRKKKTPPPDGETGPGGRRTNGERSGREAAAGGVPDVDGPDTSGVEFGGLDFGALERAVRGFFGADGERRVAEWLAFLRRRVTGEYELDEFGYDADLNDQVLLPMLRPMVEKWFRVEVRGIENIPSDGSALIVANHSGTMPLDGLVTQVVVADHTGRPLRTLAADLVFQTPFVGELSRKGGATLANNDDAERLLRQGNLVGVWPEGFKGLGKPFAERYKLQRFGRGGFVSAAMRTGVPIVPCSIVGAEEIYPLVGNIASLARLLGVPYIPVTPFFPLLGPLGLIPLPSKWLIEFGEPIRTDDFADGAADDPMLVFNVTDQVRETIQQTLYTLLMQRRSVFF
- a CDS encoding sigma-70 family RNA polymerase sigma factor, giving the protein MTTPEPSPDGMRRAELVDRAQAGDVGAFGELYDEYSLTVYRYIYARVSSSALAEDLTSETFVRALRALDSFRWQGRDFGAWLVTIARNLITDHYKSGRVRLEVVTDEIETHDRQTEGPEIDVLAAATAEVLRDAVAGLPDEQRDCLTMRFFAGLSIAETAKALEKSEGAVKQLQLRAVRHLAKVIPKDLR
- a CDS encoding class I adenylate-forming enzyme family protein, which encodes MNVNFADILRDTAQRHGGRPALVDGDRRLTWGELDQAVDRTAQGLAAAGLVPGYRVLLLVANSIEFVTSYLGVLRAGLVAVPLNTGLTRSELRTVAEHSGARLAIVDAVLADRVEGVRTVAPDELQGDVPLPPPIDPESLAVLLYTSGTSGDPRAAMLTHRALSANVQNLTQLGEDRMGPEDVVLGVLPMFHAFGLNAVLGWAVATGAALIVERRFDPEQTLELIGRYGVTRLPLAPPALNALLSRPDLRAALKTVKVVLTGASTLDAGLADRFERAGGLHVHQGYGLTEASPGVTTTLGEAVPKPGSVGRPLPNVELRIADEQGEDVEGDDPGEILIRGGNLFSGYWPDGADGPDADGWYRTGDVGFLDADGDLFLVDRLRELVIVSGFNVFPSEVEDVLVGAPGVREAAVIGVPSEETGEAVKAFVVPLPDASVDVATVREYAGTRLARFKCPVEIEVVDHLPHSVTGKVAKGRLRDR
- a CDS encoding glutaredoxin family protein gives rise to the protein MNRVLMYGKPGCHLCDDAREIIRAVCAEAGVQWTEVDITQDDQLFTQYGEQIPVTFVDGTQHDFWRVDPARLRKALMR